The Sander lucioperca isolate FBNREF2018 chromosome 15, SLUC_FBN_1.2, whole genome shotgun sequence genome window below encodes:
- the slka gene encoding STE20-like serine/threonine-protein kinase isoform X1: MSFFNFRKIFKLGPDKKKKQYEHVHRDVNPEEIWDIIGELGDGAFGKVYKAQNKQNGTLAAAKVIDTKTEDELEDYMVEIEILASCNHHHIVKLLDAFYFEGKLWILIEFCAGGAVDAIMLELERPLTEPQIRVVCRQTLEALSYLHENKVIHRDLKAGNILLSLDGEVKLADFGVSAKNTKTLQRRDSFIGTPYWMAPEVVMCETSKDRPYDFKADIWSLGVTLIELAQIEPPNHEMNPMRVLLKIAKSEPPTLMHPSRWSPEFNDFLRKALDKNVDNRWGTLQLLQHPFVTSVTDSRPLRELIAEAKAEVTEEIEDSKEEEEEEEPDTPLAAPGHKRAPSDASVASSEDDKVPPTPSMLESVTEKTEAERAEDRTSDKLSDEGLGTSEVDKTEEEKLNEVSDASNEDLASGLIEPTKDFISQDPKEPTKPEDAQAEEIPAEPVVSQPEEPVDPVDTQELVTDGQEVEEQKETKEEKMQDGPTQEIKEEREPEEVKIEVKKEDGTKESIESQEQSEDTPEEPESTSREVAQAKEESKEPDEETPQHKVTEDRIEDTANGTVLNTDTQNIESNVVDTNINGDTDTKSSVGESSAEVLLEKEAIESQPEEKPEDEATKEAEQPGQENQTKGEVDLEEQAPTESKNGVSDEAKDTSDDSEQVIPFKESPVKEDEEKATHADESISQDTVSVPESETDSESKIEHGSPAVIKPDLEKDSDSGSSSAADSSSLDLNLSISSFLSKSKEGGSVSMQESRRQKKTLKKTRKFMVDGVEVSVTTSKIVTDNDAKSEEMRFLRRQELRELRLLQKEEQRAQQQLSNKLQQQREQIYRRFEQETTAKKRQYDQEVENLEKKQKQTIERLEQDHTSRLRDEAKRIKADQDKELSKFQNMMKNRKKEVKQEVGQSPKHMRKELIKRIKEDLSLLKTAEAVAQVMIQSFQLSSCALFNAQMQDEQEFLQKQQQDLDGALKKIIQQHKLEITTIEKDCLNHKQQLMRAREAAMWELEERHLQEKHQLLKQQLKDQYFLQRHQLLKRHEKEMEQMHRYNQRLIEEMKNKQTQERVRLPKIQRSEAKTRMAMFKKSLRITATAAVTPEQERERIKQFASQEDKRQKNERLHQHQKHENQMRDLQLQCDSNIRELQQLQNEKCHLLIEHETQKLKELDEEHSQEIKEWREKLRPRKKALEEEFTRKLQEQEVFFKMSGESECLNPTTQSRVSKFYPIPNLHNSGL; this comes from the exons ATTCTGATTGAGTTTTGTGCGGGTGGTGCAGTGGATGCCATCATGCTGG AACTGGAGAGGCCCCTGACGGAGCCCCAGATCCGTGTGGTGTGTCGGCAGACCTTGGAGGCCTTGTCTTACCTCCACGAGAACAAAGTCATCCACAGAGACTTGAAAGCCGGGAACATTCTCCTCTCCTTGGATGGAGAAGTGAAACTGG CTGACTTTGGGGTGTCTGCTAAAAATACCAAGACGTTACAGAGAAGAGATTCTTTCATCGGCACTCCGTATTG GATGGCCCCAGAGGTGGTAATGTGCGAAACTTCCAAGGACCGTCCGTACGACTTTAAGGCCGACATCTGGTCCCTCGGGGTAACCCTGATAGAGCTGGCACAGATTGAGCCACCCAACCACGAGATGAATCCCATGAGAGTGCTGCTGAAAATAGCCAAGTCCGAGCCCCCCACACTCATGCATCCCTCTCGCTG GTCACCAGAATTTAACGACTTTCTGCGGAAAGCACTTGATAAGAATGTGGACAATAGGTGGGGCACATTACAGCTTCTACAG CATCCTTTTGTTACCAGTGTAACTGATAGCAGACCTCTCAGAGAGCTCATAGCCGAGGCCAAAGCTGAAGTCACAGAGGAGATCGAGGATagcaaagaggaggaggaggaagaagagccTGATACACCTTTG GCGGCTCCTGGGCACAAGCGAGCGCCATCAGATGCCAGTGTGGCCAGCTCAGAGGACGACAAAGTCCCACCAACTCCTTCCATGTTGGAATCTGTTACAGAAAAGACGGAGGCTGAGCGTGCTGAGGACCGGACCAGTGATAAGCTCTCTGATGAAGGACTTGGAACAAGTGAGGTAGAcaagacagaggaggagaaactCAACGAGGTGTCTGATGCCAGTAATGAAGACCTGGCCTCTGGGCTGATAGAGCCCACCAAGGACTTTATCTCACAAGATCCTAAAGAACCTACTAAACCAGAAGATGCTCAAGCTGAAGAGATTCCTGCTGAGCCTGTAGTATCACAGCCAGAAGAACCTGTAGACCCAGTGGATACACAAGAACTTGTCACAGATGGTCAAGAAGTAGAGGAACAGAAGGAGACAAAGGAAGAGAAAATGCAGGATGGACCTACCcaagaaataaaagaagaaagagagccAGAGGAGGTGAAAATAgaggtaaaaaaagaagatggtACAAAAGAATCCATAGAATCACAAGAGCAATCTGAAGATACACCAGAAGAACCAGAATCCACATCACGAGAAGTGGCACAGgcaaaagaagaaagcaaagaGCCAGATGAGGAAACGCCTCAACATAAAGTGACAGAGGACAGAATAGAAGACACAGCTAATGGCACAGTcctaaatacagacacacagaatatAGAATCAAATGTAGTGGACACAAACATAAatggagacacagacacaaagtcGAGCGTGGGTGAGTCTTCAGCTGAGGTGTTGTTGGAGAAGGAGGCCATAGAGAGTCAGCCAGAGGAAAAGCCTGAGGATGAGGCCACTAAGGAGGCAGAGCAGCCTGGACAAGAGAATCAGACCAAGGGGGAGGTTGATCTGGAGGAACAGGCCCCAACTGAATCCAAAAATGGAGTCAGTGATGAAGCCAAAGACACTTCTGATGATTCAGAACAAGTGATCCCATTTAAAGAAAGTCCTGTGAAGGAAGATGAGGAGAAAGCTACTCACGCAGATGAGAGCATTTCCCAAGATACTGTCTCCGTCCCGGAGAGTGAAACCGATTCAGAAAGCAAGATTGAGCATGGAAGCCCTGCTGTGATCAAGCCGGATTTGGAGAAGGACTCTGACTCTGGAAGCAGCTCTGCTGCTGATAGCAGCAGTCTTGACCTCAATCTGTCCATCTCCAGCTTTCTGTCCAAGAGTAAGGAAGGGGGCTCTGTGTCTATGCAG GAGTCAAGGCGTCAGAAGAAGACTCTGAAAAAGACACGTAAGTTCATGGTGGATGGCGTGGAGGTCAGTGTGACGACATCAAAGATAGTGACAGATAACGACGCCAAGAGCGAAGAGATGAGGTTCCTGAG GCGGCAGGAGTTGAGAGAGCTGCGCCTCCTGCAGAAAGAGGAGCAGAGGGCCCAGCAGCAGCTAAGCAAcaagctgcagcagcagagagagcagaTCTACCGCCGCTTTGAACAGGAAACTACT GCTAAGAAACGTCAATATGACCAAGAAGTGGAGAACCTtgagaagaagcagaagcagaCCATTGAGCGACTGGAACAGGATCACACCAGCCGTTTGCGAGACGAAGCAAAGCGCATTAAAGCGGACCAAGACAAGGAGCTCTCCAAGTTCCAAAACATGATGAAGAACCGGAAGAAAGAG GTCAAACAGGAAGTTGGACAGTCACCCAAACATATGAGAAAAGAGCTCATAAAACGCATAAAGGAGGACCTATCGTTACTTAAGACCGCAGAG GCAGTGGCCCAGGTTATGATACAGTCTTTTCAGTTGTCCTCATGTGCACTCTTCAACGCTCAGATGCAGGAT GAGCAGGAGTTCCTACAGAAGCAGCAGCAAGACCTGGACGGAGCTCTGAAGAAAATCATCCAGCAGCATAAACTGGAGATCACCACTATTGAGAAAGACTGCCTGAACCACAAGCAGCAGCTGATGAGAG CTCGAGAGGCGGCCATGTGGGAGTTGGAGGAGCGCCACCTGCAGGAGAAGCACCAGCTGCTGAAGCAGCAGCTGAAAGACCAGTACTTCCTACAGCGACACCAGCTGCTGAAGAGGCATGAGAAA gAGATGGAGCAGATGCATCGCTACAACCAGCGGTTGATAGAGGAGATGAAGAACAAACAGACTCAAGAGAGGGTTCGTCTGCCCAAGATTCAGCGCAGCGAGGCCAAGACTCGCATGGCTATGTTCAAGAAGAGCCTCCGCATCACCGCCACTGCAGCTGTGACGCCCGagcaggagagagagcggaTAAAACAG TTTGCTTCTCAGGAAGACAAGAGGCAGAAGAACGAGAGGCTCCATCAACACCAGAAACACGAGAACCAGATGAGGGATCTGCAGCTGCAGTGTGACTCAAACATCAGggagctgcagcagctgcag AATGAGAAATGCCATCTTCTGATTGAACATGAGACCCAAAAGCTGAAGGAGCTGGATGAGGAGCACAGCCAAGAGATAAAGGAATGGAGAGAGAAGCTAAGACCCAGGAAGAAG GCGTTAGAGGAGGAGTTCACACGGAAGCTCCAGGAGCAGGAGGTCTTCTTCAAGATGAGCGGCGAATCCGAATGCCTTAACCCCACCACCCAGAGTAGAGTATCCAAATTCTACCCCATCCCAAACCTGCACAACTCTGGATTATAG
- the slka gene encoding STE20-like serine/threonine-protein kinase isoform X2: MSFFNFRKIFKLGPDKKKKQYEHVHRDVNPEEIWDIIGELGDGAFGKVYKAQNKQNGTLAAAKVIDTKTEDELEDYMVEIEILASCNHHHIVKLLDAFYFEGKLWILIEFCAGGAVDAIMLELERPLTEPQIRVVCRQTLEALSYLHENKVIHRDLKAGNILLSLDGEVKLADFGVSAKNTKTLQRRDSFIGTPYWMAPEVVMCETSKDRPYDFKADIWSLGVTLIELAQIEPPNHEMNPMRVLLKIAKSEPPTLMHPSRWSPEFNDFLRKALDKNVDNRWGTLQLLQHPFVTSVTDSRPLRELIAEAKAEVTEEIEDSKEEEEEEEPDTPLAAPGHKRAPSDASVASSEDDKVPPTPSMLESVTEKTEAERAEDRTSDKLSDEGLGTSEVDKTEEEKLNEVSDASNEDLASGLIEPTKDFISQDPKEPTKPEDAQAEEIPAEPVVSQPEEPVDPVDTQELVTDGQEVEEQKETKEEKMQDGPTQEIKEEREPEEVKIEVKKEDGTKESIESQEQSEDTPEEPESTSREVAQAKEESKEPDEETPQHKVTEDRIEDTANGTVLNTDTQNIESNVVDTNINGDTDTKSSVGESSAEVLLEKEAIESQPEEKPEDEATKEAEQPGQENQTKGEVDLEEQAPTESKNGVSDEAKDTSDDSEQVIPFKESPVKEDEEKATHADESISQDTVSVPESETDSESKIEHGSPAVIKPDLEKDSDSGSSSAADSSSLDLNLSISSFLSKSKEGGSVSMQESRRQKKTLKKTRKFMVDGVEVSVTTSKIVTDNDAKSEEMRFLRRQELRELRLLQKEEQRAQQQLSNKLQQQREQIYRRFEQETTAKKRQYDQEVENLEKKQKQTIERLEQDHTSRLRDEAKRIKADQDKELSKFQNMMKNRKKEVKQEVGQSPKHMRKELIKRIKEDLSLLKTAEEQEFLQKQQQDLDGALKKIIQQHKLEITTIEKDCLNHKQQLMRAREAAMWELEERHLQEKHQLLKQQLKDQYFLQRHQLLKRHEKEMEQMHRYNQRLIEEMKNKQTQERVRLPKIQRSEAKTRMAMFKKSLRITATAAVTPEQERERIKQFASQEDKRQKNERLHQHQKHENQMRDLQLQCDSNIRELQQLQNEKCHLLIEHETQKLKELDEEHSQEIKEWREKLRPRKKALEEEFTRKLQEQEVFFKMSGESECLNPTTQSRVSKFYPIPNLHNSGL; encoded by the exons ATTCTGATTGAGTTTTGTGCGGGTGGTGCAGTGGATGCCATCATGCTGG AACTGGAGAGGCCCCTGACGGAGCCCCAGATCCGTGTGGTGTGTCGGCAGACCTTGGAGGCCTTGTCTTACCTCCACGAGAACAAAGTCATCCACAGAGACTTGAAAGCCGGGAACATTCTCCTCTCCTTGGATGGAGAAGTGAAACTGG CTGACTTTGGGGTGTCTGCTAAAAATACCAAGACGTTACAGAGAAGAGATTCTTTCATCGGCACTCCGTATTG GATGGCCCCAGAGGTGGTAATGTGCGAAACTTCCAAGGACCGTCCGTACGACTTTAAGGCCGACATCTGGTCCCTCGGGGTAACCCTGATAGAGCTGGCACAGATTGAGCCACCCAACCACGAGATGAATCCCATGAGAGTGCTGCTGAAAATAGCCAAGTCCGAGCCCCCCACACTCATGCATCCCTCTCGCTG GTCACCAGAATTTAACGACTTTCTGCGGAAAGCACTTGATAAGAATGTGGACAATAGGTGGGGCACATTACAGCTTCTACAG CATCCTTTTGTTACCAGTGTAACTGATAGCAGACCTCTCAGAGAGCTCATAGCCGAGGCCAAAGCTGAAGTCACAGAGGAGATCGAGGATagcaaagaggaggaggaggaagaagagccTGATACACCTTTG GCGGCTCCTGGGCACAAGCGAGCGCCATCAGATGCCAGTGTGGCCAGCTCAGAGGACGACAAAGTCCCACCAACTCCTTCCATGTTGGAATCTGTTACAGAAAAGACGGAGGCTGAGCGTGCTGAGGACCGGACCAGTGATAAGCTCTCTGATGAAGGACTTGGAACAAGTGAGGTAGAcaagacagaggaggagaaactCAACGAGGTGTCTGATGCCAGTAATGAAGACCTGGCCTCTGGGCTGATAGAGCCCACCAAGGACTTTATCTCACAAGATCCTAAAGAACCTACTAAACCAGAAGATGCTCAAGCTGAAGAGATTCCTGCTGAGCCTGTAGTATCACAGCCAGAAGAACCTGTAGACCCAGTGGATACACAAGAACTTGTCACAGATGGTCAAGAAGTAGAGGAACAGAAGGAGACAAAGGAAGAGAAAATGCAGGATGGACCTACCcaagaaataaaagaagaaagagagccAGAGGAGGTGAAAATAgaggtaaaaaaagaagatggtACAAAAGAATCCATAGAATCACAAGAGCAATCTGAAGATACACCAGAAGAACCAGAATCCACATCACGAGAAGTGGCACAGgcaaaagaagaaagcaaagaGCCAGATGAGGAAACGCCTCAACATAAAGTGACAGAGGACAGAATAGAAGACACAGCTAATGGCACAGTcctaaatacagacacacagaatatAGAATCAAATGTAGTGGACACAAACATAAatggagacacagacacaaagtcGAGCGTGGGTGAGTCTTCAGCTGAGGTGTTGTTGGAGAAGGAGGCCATAGAGAGTCAGCCAGAGGAAAAGCCTGAGGATGAGGCCACTAAGGAGGCAGAGCAGCCTGGACAAGAGAATCAGACCAAGGGGGAGGTTGATCTGGAGGAACAGGCCCCAACTGAATCCAAAAATGGAGTCAGTGATGAAGCCAAAGACACTTCTGATGATTCAGAACAAGTGATCCCATTTAAAGAAAGTCCTGTGAAGGAAGATGAGGAGAAAGCTACTCACGCAGATGAGAGCATTTCCCAAGATACTGTCTCCGTCCCGGAGAGTGAAACCGATTCAGAAAGCAAGATTGAGCATGGAAGCCCTGCTGTGATCAAGCCGGATTTGGAGAAGGACTCTGACTCTGGAAGCAGCTCTGCTGCTGATAGCAGCAGTCTTGACCTCAATCTGTCCATCTCCAGCTTTCTGTCCAAGAGTAAGGAAGGGGGCTCTGTGTCTATGCAG GAGTCAAGGCGTCAGAAGAAGACTCTGAAAAAGACACGTAAGTTCATGGTGGATGGCGTGGAGGTCAGTGTGACGACATCAAAGATAGTGACAGATAACGACGCCAAGAGCGAAGAGATGAGGTTCCTGAG GCGGCAGGAGTTGAGAGAGCTGCGCCTCCTGCAGAAAGAGGAGCAGAGGGCCCAGCAGCAGCTAAGCAAcaagctgcagcagcagagagagcagaTCTACCGCCGCTTTGAACAGGAAACTACT GCTAAGAAACGTCAATATGACCAAGAAGTGGAGAACCTtgagaagaagcagaagcagaCCATTGAGCGACTGGAACAGGATCACACCAGCCGTTTGCGAGACGAAGCAAAGCGCATTAAAGCGGACCAAGACAAGGAGCTCTCCAAGTTCCAAAACATGATGAAGAACCGGAAGAAAGAG GTCAAACAGGAAGTTGGACAGTCACCCAAACATATGAGAAAAGAGCTCATAAAACGCATAAAGGAGGACCTATCGTTACTTAAGACCGCAGAG GAGCAGGAGTTCCTACAGAAGCAGCAGCAAGACCTGGACGGAGCTCTGAAGAAAATCATCCAGCAGCATAAACTGGAGATCACCACTATTGAGAAAGACTGCCTGAACCACAAGCAGCAGCTGATGAGAG CTCGAGAGGCGGCCATGTGGGAGTTGGAGGAGCGCCACCTGCAGGAGAAGCACCAGCTGCTGAAGCAGCAGCTGAAAGACCAGTACTTCCTACAGCGACACCAGCTGCTGAAGAGGCATGAGAAA gAGATGGAGCAGATGCATCGCTACAACCAGCGGTTGATAGAGGAGATGAAGAACAAACAGACTCAAGAGAGGGTTCGTCTGCCCAAGATTCAGCGCAGCGAGGCCAAGACTCGCATGGCTATGTTCAAGAAGAGCCTCCGCATCACCGCCACTGCAGCTGTGACGCCCGagcaggagagagagcggaTAAAACAG TTTGCTTCTCAGGAAGACAAGAGGCAGAAGAACGAGAGGCTCCATCAACACCAGAAACACGAGAACCAGATGAGGGATCTGCAGCTGCAGTGTGACTCAAACATCAGggagctgcagcagctgcag AATGAGAAATGCCATCTTCTGATTGAACATGAGACCCAAAAGCTGAAGGAGCTGGATGAGGAGCACAGCCAAGAGATAAAGGAATGGAGAGAGAAGCTAAGACCCAGGAAGAAG GCGTTAGAGGAGGAGTTCACACGGAAGCTCCAGGAGCAGGAGGTCTTCTTCAAGATGAGCGGCGAATCCGAATGCCTTAACCCCACCACCCAGAGTAGAGTATCCAAATTCTACCCCATCCCAAACCTGCACAACTCTGGATTATAG
- the slka gene encoding STE20-like serine/threonine-protein kinase isoform X4: MSFFNFRKIFKLGPDKKKKQYEHVHRDVNPEEIWDIIGELGDGAFGKVYKAQNKQNGTLAAAKVIDTKTEDELEDYMVEIEILASCNHHHIVKLLDAFYFEGKLWILIEFCAGGAVDAIMLELERPLTEPQIRVVCRQTLEALSYLHENKVIHRDLKAGNILLSLDGEVKLADFGVSAKNTKTLQRRDSFIGTPYWMAPEVVMCETSKDRPYDFKADIWSLGVTLIELAQIEPPNHEMNPMRVLLKIAKSEPPTLMHPSRWSPEFNDFLRKALDKNVDNRWGTLQLLQHPFVTSVTDSRPLRELIAEAKAEVTEEIEDSKEEEEEEEPDTPLAAPGHKRAPSDASVASSEDDKVPPTPSMLESVTEKTEAERAEDRTSDKLSDEGLGTSEVDKTEEEKLNEVSDASNEDLASGLIEPTKDFISQDPKEPTKPEDAQAEEIPAEPVVSQPEEPVDPVDTQELVTDGQEVEEQKETKEEKMQDGPTQEIKEEREPEEVKIEVKKEDGTKESIESQEQSEDTPEEPESTSREVAQAKEESKEPDEETPQHKVTEDRIEDTANGTVLNTDTQNIESNVVDTNINGDTDTKSSVGESSAEVLLEKEAIESQPEEKPEDEATKEAEQPGQENQTKGEVDLEEQAPTESKNGVSDEAKDTSDDSEQVIPFKESPVKEDEEKATHADESISQDTVSVPESETDSESKIEHGSPAVIKPDLEKDSDSGSSSAADSSSLDLNLSISSFLSKSKEGGSVSMQESRRQKKTLKKTRKFMVDGVEVSVTTSKIVTDNDAKSEEMRFLRRQELRELRLLQKEEQRAQQQLSNKLQQQREQIYRRFEQETTAKKRQYDQEVENLEKKQKQTIERLEQDHTSRLRDEAKRIKADQDKELSKFQNMMKNRKKEEQEFLQKQQQDLDGALKKIIQQHKLEITTIEKDCLNHKQQLMRAREAAMWELEERHLQEKHQLLKQQLKDQYFLQRHQLLKRHEKEMEQMHRYNQRLIEEMKNKQTQERVRLPKIQRSEAKTRMAMFKKSLRITATAAVTPEQERERIKQFASQEDKRQKNERLHQHQKHENQMRDLQLQCDSNIRELQQLQNEKCHLLIEHETQKLKELDEEHSQEIKEWREKLRPRKKALEEEFTRKLQEQEVFFKMSGESECLNPTTQSRVSKFYPIPNLHNSGL, from the exons ATTCTGATTGAGTTTTGTGCGGGTGGTGCAGTGGATGCCATCATGCTGG AACTGGAGAGGCCCCTGACGGAGCCCCAGATCCGTGTGGTGTGTCGGCAGACCTTGGAGGCCTTGTCTTACCTCCACGAGAACAAAGTCATCCACAGAGACTTGAAAGCCGGGAACATTCTCCTCTCCTTGGATGGAGAAGTGAAACTGG CTGACTTTGGGGTGTCTGCTAAAAATACCAAGACGTTACAGAGAAGAGATTCTTTCATCGGCACTCCGTATTG GATGGCCCCAGAGGTGGTAATGTGCGAAACTTCCAAGGACCGTCCGTACGACTTTAAGGCCGACATCTGGTCCCTCGGGGTAACCCTGATAGAGCTGGCACAGATTGAGCCACCCAACCACGAGATGAATCCCATGAGAGTGCTGCTGAAAATAGCCAAGTCCGAGCCCCCCACACTCATGCATCCCTCTCGCTG GTCACCAGAATTTAACGACTTTCTGCGGAAAGCACTTGATAAGAATGTGGACAATAGGTGGGGCACATTACAGCTTCTACAG CATCCTTTTGTTACCAGTGTAACTGATAGCAGACCTCTCAGAGAGCTCATAGCCGAGGCCAAAGCTGAAGTCACAGAGGAGATCGAGGATagcaaagaggaggaggaggaagaagagccTGATACACCTTTG GCGGCTCCTGGGCACAAGCGAGCGCCATCAGATGCCAGTGTGGCCAGCTCAGAGGACGACAAAGTCCCACCAACTCCTTCCATGTTGGAATCTGTTACAGAAAAGACGGAGGCTGAGCGTGCTGAGGACCGGACCAGTGATAAGCTCTCTGATGAAGGACTTGGAACAAGTGAGGTAGAcaagacagaggaggagaaactCAACGAGGTGTCTGATGCCAGTAATGAAGACCTGGCCTCTGGGCTGATAGAGCCCACCAAGGACTTTATCTCACAAGATCCTAAAGAACCTACTAAACCAGAAGATGCTCAAGCTGAAGAGATTCCTGCTGAGCCTGTAGTATCACAGCCAGAAGAACCTGTAGACCCAGTGGATACACAAGAACTTGTCACAGATGGTCAAGAAGTAGAGGAACAGAAGGAGACAAAGGAAGAGAAAATGCAGGATGGACCTACCcaagaaataaaagaagaaagagagccAGAGGAGGTGAAAATAgaggtaaaaaaagaagatggtACAAAAGAATCCATAGAATCACAAGAGCAATCTGAAGATACACCAGAAGAACCAGAATCCACATCACGAGAAGTGGCACAGgcaaaagaagaaagcaaagaGCCAGATGAGGAAACGCCTCAACATAAAGTGACAGAGGACAGAATAGAAGACACAGCTAATGGCACAGTcctaaatacagacacacagaatatAGAATCAAATGTAGTGGACACAAACATAAatggagacacagacacaaagtcGAGCGTGGGTGAGTCTTCAGCTGAGGTGTTGTTGGAGAAGGAGGCCATAGAGAGTCAGCCAGAGGAAAAGCCTGAGGATGAGGCCACTAAGGAGGCAGAGCAGCCTGGACAAGAGAATCAGACCAAGGGGGAGGTTGATCTGGAGGAACAGGCCCCAACTGAATCCAAAAATGGAGTCAGTGATGAAGCCAAAGACACTTCTGATGATTCAGAACAAGTGATCCCATTTAAAGAAAGTCCTGTGAAGGAAGATGAGGAGAAAGCTACTCACGCAGATGAGAGCATTTCCCAAGATACTGTCTCCGTCCCGGAGAGTGAAACCGATTCAGAAAGCAAGATTGAGCATGGAAGCCCTGCTGTGATCAAGCCGGATTTGGAGAAGGACTCTGACTCTGGAAGCAGCTCTGCTGCTGATAGCAGCAGTCTTGACCTCAATCTGTCCATCTCCAGCTTTCTGTCCAAGAGTAAGGAAGGGGGCTCTGTGTCTATGCAG GAGTCAAGGCGTCAGAAGAAGACTCTGAAAAAGACACGTAAGTTCATGGTGGATGGCGTGGAGGTCAGTGTGACGACATCAAAGATAGTGACAGATAACGACGCCAAGAGCGAAGAGATGAGGTTCCTGAG GCGGCAGGAGTTGAGAGAGCTGCGCCTCCTGCAGAAAGAGGAGCAGAGGGCCCAGCAGCAGCTAAGCAAcaagctgcagcagcagagagagcagaTCTACCGCCGCTTTGAACAGGAAACTACT GCTAAGAAACGTCAATATGACCAAGAAGTGGAGAACCTtgagaagaagcagaagcagaCCATTGAGCGACTGGAACAGGATCACACCAGCCGTTTGCGAGACGAAGCAAAGCGCATTAAAGCGGACCAAGACAAGGAGCTCTCCAAGTTCCAAAACATGATGAAGAACCGGAAGAAAGAG GAGCAGGAGTTCCTACAGAAGCAGCAGCAAGACCTGGACGGAGCTCTGAAGAAAATCATCCAGCAGCATAAACTGGAGATCACCACTATTGAGAAAGACTGCCTGAACCACAAGCAGCAGCTGATGAGAG CTCGAGAGGCGGCCATGTGGGAGTTGGAGGAGCGCCACCTGCAGGAGAAGCACCAGCTGCTGAAGCAGCAGCTGAAAGACCAGTACTTCCTACAGCGACACCAGCTGCTGAAGAGGCATGAGAAA gAGATGGAGCAGATGCATCGCTACAACCAGCGGTTGATAGAGGAGATGAAGAACAAACAGACTCAAGAGAGGGTTCGTCTGCCCAAGATTCAGCGCAGCGAGGCCAAGACTCGCATGGCTATGTTCAAGAAGAGCCTCCGCATCACCGCCACTGCAGCTGTGACGCCCGagcaggagagagagcggaTAAAACAG TTTGCTTCTCAGGAAGACAAGAGGCAGAAGAACGAGAGGCTCCATCAACACCAGAAACACGAGAACCAGATGAGGGATCTGCAGCTGCAGTGTGACTCAAACATCAGggagctgcagcagctgcag AATGAGAAATGCCATCTTCTGATTGAACATGAGACCCAAAAGCTGAAGGAGCTGGATGAGGAGCACAGCCAAGAGATAAAGGAATGGAGAGAGAAGCTAAGACCCAGGAAGAAG GCGTTAGAGGAGGAGTTCACACGGAAGCTCCAGGAGCAGGAGGTCTTCTTCAAGATGAGCGGCGAATCCGAATGCCTTAACCCCACCACCCAGAGTAGAGTATCCAAATTCTACCCCATCCCAAACCTGCACAACTCTGGATTATAG